One Hordeum vulgare subsp. vulgare chromosome 4H, MorexV3_pseudomolecules_assembly, whole genome shotgun sequence DNA window includes the following coding sequences:
- the LOC123447610 gene encoding cytochrome P450 89A2-like yields MYFPLIDARRRRHRRPGETVAHVDTLIDLCVPDDASNAGMQRRLGNAELVGMCSEFLGAGTEAVAAELQWIMAYLVKRPALQEAVRKEIDDAVGTDADEVSEELLEKMDYLNAVILEALRLRPSAPFVFRQVMEGGNVVLDGRHVPAGTVMKFPSGCLVLDETAWADPNEFKPERFLGSSGGERVSLLAAAGSAGEIKMMPFGAGRRMCPGMGVAMLHLTYITANLVREFEWREMGGELAVDLEPSIAFFTLMKRQLRAHLVPRCQDKQMMHASLG; encoded by the exons atgtacttcccgctcaTCGACGCCCGTCGAAGACGGCATCGCCGCCCTGGCGAAACGGTGGCGCATGTGGACACGCTCATTGACCTCTGCGTCCCGGACGACGCCTCCAACGCTGGCATGCAGCGGAGGCTAGGAAACGCCGAGCTCGTGGGCATGTGCTCCGAGTTCCTCGGTGCCGGGACCGAAGCCGTAGCTGCTGAGCTGCAGTGGATCATGGCGTACCTCGTCAAGCGTCCAGCCCTGCAGGAGGCCGTCCGGAAAGAGATCGACGATGCGGTCGGcacggacgccgacgaggttaGCGAGGAGCTTCTCGAGAAGATGGACTACCTGAACGCAGTCATTCTGGAGGCGCTCCGGCTCCGTCCCAGTGCGCCCTTTGTGTTTAGGCAG GTGATGGAAGGAGGCAACGTCGTCCTTGACGGACGACATGTTCCGGCGGGCACGGTGATGAAGTTCCCGTCGGGGTGTCTCGTGCTAGACGAGACAGCGTGGGCTGACCCGAACGAGTTCAAGCCTGAGCGATTCCTGGGGAGCAGTGGTGGTGAAAGGGTGAGCCTCTTGGCGGCGGCCGGCAGTGCGGGAGAGATCAAGATGATGCCGTTCGGTGCCGGGCGGCGTATGTGCCCCGGTATGGGCGTCGCCATGCTGCACCTGACCTACATCACGGCCAACCTCGTGAGGGAGTTCGAATGGAGAGAGATGGGTGGAGAGCTCGCCGTCGATCTCGAGCCCAGCATCGCTTTCTTCACCCTGATGAAGCGGCAGCTGCGCGCTCACCTTGTGCCTCGTTGTCAGGACAAGCAGATGATGCATGCATCTCTAGGATGA
- the LOC123447611 gene encoding cytochrome P450 89A2-like: MHEIMLMLLLVVMAVLWRWSEAVMLMSALVRSLSQQPALVVTDRVTAHRLLIRGSAGGSFCNRPPSTTPSAVLSRRRFHNLGSVPYGPLWRAMRRNITADVLHPLRLHRYAAARRRALRGLVVDLTKQCTSTQGGGGLGVVLAAESIRSAMFALMATMCFGDGVDAGRVRAMADAQRDFFQLFPTQDVFANLRLPGALARIVYCK, encoded by the coding sequence ATGCATGAAATAATGTTGATGCTCCTCCTCGTTGTGATGGCCGTCCTTTGGAGGTGGAGCGAGGCGGTCATGTTGATGTCGGCCCTGGTTCGGAGTCTATCGCAGCAGCCTGCTCTAGTTGTCACGGACCGCGTGACCGCGCACCgcctcctcatccgcggcagcgcCGGGGGCTCCTTCTGTAACCGTCCGCCCTCCACCACGCCCAGCGCTGTCCTCTCGCGCCGCCGCTTCCACAACCTAGGCTCGGTGCCCTACGGCCCACTCTGGCGTGCCATGCGCCGCAACATCACCGCCGACGTCCTCCACCCGTTGCGCCTCCATCGCTacgccgccgcgcgccgccgcgCGCTGCGCGGCCTCGTCGTAGACCTCACCAAGCAGTGCACGTCcacacagggaggcggaggactaGGAGTAGTCCTCGCTGCAGAGAGTATCCGCTCGGCCATGTTCGCCCTGATGGCCACCATGTGTTTCGGCGACGGCGTGGACGCGGGGCGTGTCCGCGCCATGGCCGACGCCCAAAGGGACTTCTTCCAGCTCTTTCCAACGCAGGACGTGTTCGCCAACTTGAGGCTCCCTGGTGCGCTCGCTAGGATCGTCTACTGCAAATAG